In Lentimicrobiaceae bacterium, a single genomic region encodes these proteins:
- a CDS encoding C10 family peptidase — MNNKLIKYFALVLLIISSIYLKSETVGIDKIKTVALNFYKGRVDTYLNNKYSNVSIKEIEYIDGLYLVKFNPEGWAIISSSDKTKPILGYSYYDNYSEEVQNNAPFNDWIDRYRTQVKLIEDNNYNQIKSDVLEWDYYSNSCRMPNSTVESVEPLLTTKWNQLTPYNGMCPIDANGFGNRCVVGCVATAMAQVLHYFRFPETGEGSYSYVHPRYGTIEADFGNTTYNWYEIQSSPTGPSTELAKLNFHQGVAVDMDYGPQASGMWNHKTAFAFNSYFKALEGTRYYFRDSADVDWDSLVITNLNNRIPFYYAGWQSPNADGHAFVCDGYQDGNYYHFNWGWGGHHDGYFYTDNLAPGGYNFNYSQEIVNYFPDTVNYAYPFDVQSSVTLNNIRGSLEDGSGWYKYENNIQRTWNIKLIDAKYDSITAINFTTFRFDLGEGDTLYFLNNKTNEIVYKYHSDNHPPAGFRVYSDDVKVVFKTNDVGTANGFMFDYNIELPKYCGITTLTQPYGEISDGSGDKNYLNNTSCRWTVNVSTDKKLYFKFTSFNLPDSNDCVKIVDLSSQQAVGTFTGTEIPDVISLSGAKMMIMFTTNDSITGEGWSGYYYVSEHSAEKEKSLKLVKLYPNPAKDIINFEFYSPSAKKYNYSIIDINGRTYISDVIISSEGENKITINTSSLKQMAYFLIIIDEQSNVKKYPFIIAK, encoded by the coding sequence ATGAACAATAAGCTAATTAAATACTTTGCTCTTGTTTTATTAATAATTAGTTCGATATATCTTAAATCAGAAACAGTTGGTATTGATAAGATTAAAACAGTCGCTCTAAATTTTTATAAAGGTAGAGTAGATACTTATTTGAATAATAAATACAGCAACGTTTCTATTAAGGAAATAGAATATATCGATGGTTTATACCTTGTTAAGTTCAATCCTGAAGGTTGGGCTATCATAAGTTCATCAGATAAAACCAAACCAATATTAGGGTATTCGTACTACGATAATTATTCGGAAGAAGTGCAAAACAACGCTCCATTCAACGATTGGATTGACAGATATAGGACTCAGGTTAAACTAATTGAAGATAATAATTACAACCAAATTAAATCAGATGTTTTAGAATGGGATTATTATAGCAATTCTTGCAGAATGCCCAATTCTACGGTTGAAAGTGTAGAACCATTACTTACAACAAAGTGGAACCAGCTAACTCCTTACAATGGAATGTGTCCTATCGATGCAAATGGTTTTGGTAATAGGTGCGTTGTTGGTTGTGTAGCAACAGCAATGGCTCAAGTATTGCATTACTTCCGATTTCCCGAAACTGGTGAGGGTAGTTATAGCTACGTTCATCCTAGATACGGAACTATAGAAGCCGATTTTGGCAATACAACATACAATTGGTACGAAATTCAAAGCTCTCCAACAGGACCAAGTACGGAACTTGCAAAACTAAATTTTCATCAAGGTGTTGCCGTTGACATGGATTACGGTCCTCAAGCCAGCGGCATGTGGAATCATAAAACTGCTTTTGCATTCAATTCGTATTTTAAGGCTCTCGAAGGTACAAGATACTACTTTCGCGATTCTGCTGATGTAGATTGGGATAGCTTAGTAATAACCAATTTGAATAACAGAATACCTTTTTATTATGCAGGTTGGCAATCACCTAATGCTGACGGACACGCTTTTGTTTGCGACGGATATCAAGATGGAAACTATTATCATTTTAATTGGGGTTGGGGAGGTCATCATGATGGTTATTTTTATACTGACAATTTGGCTCCCGGAGGGTACAACTTTAACTATTCGCAGGAAATTGTAAACTATTTCCCCGATACGGTTAATTATGCATATCCGTTTGATGTTCAAAGCAGTGTTACACTGAACAATATACGAGGCTCTTTGGAAGACGGTAGCGGATGGTATAAGTACGAAAACAATATTCAACGAACATGGAATATTAAACTCATTGATGCCAAATACGATTCAATTACTGCTATTAACTTTACTACTTTTAGGTTCGATTTGGGCGAAGGAGATACTCTATATTTCCTAAACAACAAAACCAACGAAATAGTGTATAAATACCATTCCGACAACCACCCGCCAGCAGGATTTAGAGTGTATTCCGATGATGTTAAGGTTGTTTTTAAGACAAATGATGTCGGCACAGCCAATGGTTTTATGTTCGATTACAATATTGAATTGCCAAAATATTGTGGCATAACAACTCTAACACAGCCCTATGGCGAAATATCAGACGGTAGCGGTGATAAAAATTATTTGAATAATACATCTTGTAGGTGGACTGTAAATGTTTCTACCGACAAAAAATTGTATTTTAAATTCACTTCGTTTAATTTGCCCGACAGTAACGACTGTGTAAAAATTGTTGACTTAAGCAGTCAGCAAGCGGTAGGAACCTTCACCGGTACGGAAATTCCGGATGTTATTTCATTGTCGGGAGCAAAAATGATGATAATGTTTACCACAAACGATTCTATTACAGGAGAAGGATGGAGCGGATATTATTATGTGTCGGAACATTCCGCTGAAAAAGAAAAAAGTCTCAAATTGGTAAAATTATATCCAAATCCTGCAAAAGATATTATTAACTTTGAATTTTACTCACCGTCAGCTAAAAAATACAATTACAGCATTATCGATATAAATGGAAGGACATACATCTCTGATGTAATAATATCAAGCGAAGGAGAAAATAAAATAACTATAAATACTTCATCATTGAAACAGATGGCATATTTTTTGATTATTATTGATGAGCAATCAAATGTTAAAAAATATCCGTTTATTATAGCAAAATAA
- a CDS encoding thrombospondin type 3 repeat-containing protein, translating into MKKITTIALVLFVVLFAKPFKTEAQNTIKPWAIGINWQWQDYNVVHRTFSDAMTNARWQGYKFPSSIYVGRALNPSFNLFGQFGFSQLEYERMKDYNPVKDNNIWTADLNLAYKLANGYIMKETSWFDPYVFIGAGATNVKFEGTDKSTYFKANGGLGINFWLTRALGLNIQGAYDYMVTPTLDSEFRNDYMRFNAGLKLRFGGKDSDGDGVPDKLDLCPDEPGPKELGGCPDSDGDGIADKDDECPNQPGKLEFKGCPDTDGDGIPDNKDECPNEAGLPEFNGCPDSDGDGIPDHKDECPNEFGLAEFNGCPDTDGDGIPDHLDECPDLRGPKSTKGCPDTDGDGIPDKDDDCPTVAGTAANRGCPEVVEEPKPSVEIFKVVYFNTASSVVMSKYTKDLNEVADLMKQYSDVKVSVAGHADSRGDENYNIRLSEKRADYVINYLAKKGIDKQRLVKSFHGVTQPAAPNDGPDGWAKNRRVEIKSVL; encoded by the coding sequence ATGAAAAAAATTACAACAATTGCATTAGTACTATTTGTAGTATTATTTGCTAAACCATTCAAAACAGAAGCTCAAAATACTATCAAACCTTGGGCTATTGGAATTAATTGGCAATGGCAAGACTACAACGTAGTTCATAGAACTTTCTCTGATGCTATGACAAACGCACGTTGGCAGGGATATAAATTCCCATCGTCAATTTACGTTGGAAGAGCATTGAATCCTTCATTCAATTTGTTCGGACAATTTGGTTTCAGCCAGTTAGAGTATGAAAGAATGAAAGACTACAATCCTGTGAAAGATAACAACATATGGACTGCAGACTTGAACTTAGCCTACAAACTAGCAAACGGGTACATAATGAAAGAAACATCGTGGTTCGATCCTTATGTATTTATTGGAGCAGGCGCTACCAATGTTAAGTTTGAAGGAACCGACAAATCAACATATTTTAAAGCCAACGGAGGACTTGGTATTAATTTCTGGTTGACAAGAGCATTAGGACTTAATATCCAAGGCGCTTACGACTACATGGTAACTCCTACATTAGACAGCGAATTCAGAAACGATTATATGCGTTTTAATGCAGGTCTTAAGTTACGTTTCGGAGGAAAAGATTCTGACGGAGACGGAGTACCCGACAAATTAGACTTATGTCCAGATGAGCCAGGTCCAAAAGAATTAGGCGGATGTCCCGATTCTGACGGAGACGGCATAGCTGACAAAGATGACGAATGTCCAAACCAACCAGGCAAACTTGAATTTAAAGGATGTCCTGATACCGATGGTGATGGAATTCCAGATAACAAAGACGAATGTCCAAACGAAGCTGGCTTACCTGAATTTAACGGTTGTCCCGATTCAGACGGTGACGGTATTCCAGATCACAAAGACGAATGTCCAAACGAATTTGGTTTAGCTGAATTTAACGGATGTCCCGATACCGATGGTGACGGTATTCCAGATCATCTAGACGAATGTCCAGACCTAAGAGGACCTAAATCAACTAAAGGTTGCCCCGACACTGACGGCGACGGTATTCCTGATAAAGACGATGACTGCCCAACAGTTGCCGGTACTGCAGCAAACAGAGGTTGCCCCGAAGTAGTTGAAGAACCTAAACCAAGTGTAGAAATATTCAAAGTAGTTTATTTCAACACCGCAAGTAGCGTAGTTATGTCGAAATACACTAAAGACTTGAACGAAGTTGCCGACCTAATGAAACAATACAGCGATGTTAAAGTTTCTGTTGCCGGTCACGCTGACTCAAGAGGTGATGAAAATTACAACATAAGACTTTCGGAAAAACGTGCTGATTATGTTATCAACTACTTAGCTAAAAAAGGAATTGACAAACAAAGATTAGTTAAATCATTCCACGGTGTAACTCAACCAGCTGCTCCAAACGATGGACCTGATGGCTGGGCTAAAAACCGTAGAGTTGAAATTAAATCAGTTTTATAG